The following are from one region of the Halarcobacter sp. genome:
- a CDS encoding NADH-quinone oxidoreductase subunit I: MGIKIVERHGKSLKDKLYIPAIAAGMKTTFSHFKKNLGDVSNLRTMQYPEVQPTDITERYRGVHRLTKWEDESEKCVACYMCATACPAQCIFIDAEERFDGVAEKRPKEFKIDLLECVFCGYCVEACPCDAIRMDTGIFSFTASKREDFVVDKERLMSHERSKDFDDE, translated from the coding sequence ATGGGAATTAAAATAGTAGAAAGACATGGTAAGTCTTTAAAAGATAAGTTATATATACCTGCAATTGCAGCAGGTATGAAAACTACTTTTTCTCACTTTAAGAAAAATCTTGGTGATGTATCAAACTTAAGAACGATGCAATACCCAGAAGTACAACCTACTGATATCACAGAAAGATATAGAGGTGTACATAGACTTACAAAGTGGGAAGATGAGAGTGAGAAATGTGTTGCTTGCTATATGTGTGCAACAGCTTGTCCTGCTCAATGTATCTTTATTGATGCAGAAGAGAGATTTGATGGTGTAGCTGAAAAGAGACCTAAAGAGTTTAAAATTGACCTTTTAGAGTGTGTGTTCTGTGGATATTGTGTTGAGGCTTGTCCTTGTGATGCAATTAGAATGGACACAGGTATTTTTAGTTTCACTGCAAGTAAAAGAGAAGATTTTGTAGTAGATAAAGAACGACTTATGTCACATGAGCGTTCAAAGGATTTTGATGATGAGTGA
- the nuoK gene encoding NADH-quinone oxidoreductase subunit NuoK, with the protein MISLTSYAFVSMILFSIGVIGVIARRNIFVIYMSIELMLNGVNLFLITFARYHFNMDPQIITIMVISIAAAEAAIFLSVIILLYRSKKSLDTDIFTTLTQGEK; encoded by the coding sequence ATGATTAGTTTAACATCATATGCATTTGTTTCTATGATTCTTTTCTCTATTGGAGTTATAGGTGTAATTGCTAGAAGAAATATATTTGTAATCTATATGTCTATTGAGTTGATGTTAAATGGGGTTAACCTATTCCTTATAACATTTGCTAGATACCACTTTAATATGGATCCACAAATTATTACAATTATGGTTATATCAATTGCAGCTGCTGAAGCGGCAATTTTTCTTTCTGTTATTATACTTCTTTACAGATCGAAAAAATCACTTGATACAGATATCTTTACAACTTTAACACAAGGAGAGAAATAA
- the nuoL gene encoding NADH-quinone oxidoreductase subunit L, protein MVDTSLLVWIILAPLFGAILNAGFYFYHIKRKPIPELVFSLIGTGTPLIAFLITLSLFLNMVDSDTTYRQELFTWVNIDTLNISMAFLGDKLAIFMSMFVTFIGWLIHIYAIGYMTKDEGFGKFFAYFNLFLASMLILVLADNPVILFIGWEGVGLCSYLLIAFYYSETDNVLAGNKAFIANRVGDFGFILGIVTLFFALGGVDLSFSSLEANISNASTSLLVLSGFLLFVGAMGKSAQIPLYVWLPDAMAGPTPISALIHAATMVTAGVYMVARFHFLYSGIEEIGTFIAYIGAFSALLAAVIATRQQDIKKILAYSTMSQLGYMFIAVGLGFYSSGLFHVLTHAFFKAMLFMGAGGMIIALHHEQNIFKMAQHRVQLPIIGITFLIGVIAISGIPPFSGFFSKDAILAAAFQEGQYLIWGIGMFTAFLTAFYMFRMYFILFVAPNKHTKHYVYTSKTITLPLLILAIGAVGAGFLNLPAALGGEHMVDTWLAQTNSIEVHMSHTTEYILMVVSVLVAASGIFVAYKKYANFDVYKPESEEGLIANKFYVDEIYDAVFVKTSKAISTFIDKVLDMSIIDALIMNGCNQFINFGKKVAQLQNANVRFYAVFMLVGMSCVFIYLYISLGL, encoded by the coding sequence ATGGTTGATACTTCACTTCTTGTATGGATTATTTTAGCTCCTTTATTTGGTGCTATTTTAAATGCAGGGTTTTATTTTTATCATATAAAGAGAAAGCCAATTCCTGAATTAGTGTTTTCACTAATTGGTACTGGTACTCCATTAATTGCATTTTTAATCACACTATCGTTGTTTTTAAATATGGTAGATAGCGATACTACATATAGACAAGAGTTATTTACTTGGGTTAATATTGATACTTTAAATATATCAATGGCCTTCTTAGGTGATAAACTAGCTATTTTCATGTCAATGTTTGTTACATTTATTGGTTGGTTAATTCATATCTATGCAATTGGATATATGACAAAAGATGAAGGTTTTGGTAAGTTCTTTGCATACTTTAACCTATTCTTAGCATCAATGTTAATTTTAGTACTTGCTGATAACCCAGTAATTTTATTTATTGGATGGGAAGGGGTAGGACTTTGTTCTTACTTACTAATTGCATTTTACTATTCTGAAACAGATAATGTACTTGCAGGTAACAAAGCCTTTATAGCAAATAGAGTTGGTGACTTTGGTTTTATCTTAGGTATTGTAACTTTATTCTTTGCTTTAGGTGGTGTAGATTTAAGTTTCTCTTCATTAGAAGCTAATATTTCAAATGCCTCAACTTCTCTTTTAGTACTTTCAGGTTTCTTATTATTTGTTGGTGCTATGGGTAAATCAGCACAGATTCCATTATATGTATGGCTTCCTGATGCGATGGCAGGTCCAACACCAATTTCAGCATTAATCCATGCAGCTACAATGGTAACAGCTGGGGTTTATATGGTTGCAAGATTCCACTTTTTATATAGTGGAATAGAAGAGATTGGAACATTTATAGCTTATATTGGTGCTTTTTCAGCTTTACTTGCAGCAGTAATTGCTACAAGACAACAAGATATTAAAAAGATTCTTGCATACTCAACAATGTCTCAATTAGGATATATGTTCATTGCAGTTGGTCTTGGTTTTTATAGTTCTGGATTATTTCATGTATTAACTCACGCTTTCTTTAAAGCTATGTTATTCATGGGTGCTGGGGGTATGATTATAGCTTTACATCACGAACAAAACATCTTTAAGATGGCACAACACAGAGTTCAACTTCCAATTATTGGAATTACATTCTTAATTGGTGTTATTGCAATTTCTGGGATTCCACCGTTTTCTGGTTTCTTCTCAAAAGATGCTATTTTAGCAGCAGCTTTCCAAGAGGGGCAATATTTAATCTGGGGAATTGGAATGTTTACAGCATTTTTAACAGCATTTTATATGTTTAGAATGTATTTTATACTTTTTGTTGCACCAAACAAACATACAAAACATTATGTTTACACATCAAAAACAATCACATTACCATTACTTATTTTAGCTATTGGTGCAGTTGGAGCTGGTTTCTTAAATTTACCAGCAGCTTTAGGTGGAGAACATATGGTTGATACATGGTTAGCTCAAACTAACTCAATAGAAGTTCATATGTCACATACTACTGAATATATCCTAATGGTTGTTTCAGTATTAGTTGCAGCTTCAGGTATTTTTGTAGCATATAAAAAATATGCTAACTTTGATGTTTATAAACCAGAAAGTGAAGAGGGATTAATTGCTAATAAATTCTATGTTGATGAGATTTATGATGCAGTGTTTGTTAAAACTTCAAAAGCTATCTCTACATTTATTGATAAAGTGCTTGATATGAGTATTATTGATGCTCTAATTATGAATGGATGTAACCAATTTATCAATTTTGGTAAAAAAGTTGCGCAATTACAAAATGCGAATGTAAGATTTTATGCAGTATTTATGCTTGTGGGTATGAGTTGTGTATTTATCTATCTATATATTTCTTTAGGATTATAA
- a CDS encoding NADH-quinone oxidoreductase subunit J gives MSDIIFIGLSFFAITGGIAMLVYKNPMYSALGLLVSIMAVAGMFALLNATFLFMVQIIVYAGAIMTLILFLLMFLNIKEENLPQEPKKYFLIGLGAVIMIPFNVVILKAVSNLPDADMNIVEGTFGDIKPIGGLLYDDWILAFELISILLLIALVGSIVLAKRKKTNKENA, from the coding sequence ATGAGTGATATTATTTTTATAGGACTTAGTTTTTTTGCAATAACTGGTGGAATTGCAATGTTAGTTTATAAGAATCCTATGTATTCTGCATTGGGTTTACTTGTTTCAATTATGGCAGTAGCAGGTATGTTTGCATTATTAAATGCAACTTTCCTTTTTATGGTTCAAATAATTGTTTATGCAGGTGCTATTATGACTCTGATTTTATTCTTACTAATGTTTCTTAACATTAAAGAAGAAAATCTTCCTCAAGAGCCTAAAAAATATTTTTTAATTGGACTTGGCGCAGTTATAATGATCCCTTTTAATGTTGTTATATTAAAAGCTGTTTCAAACTTACCAGATGCAGATATGAATATTGTAGAGGGAACTTTTGGTGATATTAAACCAATTGGTGGTTTATTATATGATGATTGGATTTTAGCATTTGAGTTAATCTCAATTCTACTTTTAATTGCATTAGTAGGTTCAATTGTTTTAGCAAAAAGAAAAAAAACAAATAAGGAAAACGCATGA
- a CDS encoding complex I subunit 1 family protein: MSTAAIVIIIINILLAKILSVGTTPIMVWWERRVAGFMQDRTGPNRADIGGIRLGGLIQAIADMLKLVFKEDFTPAHIKYKFLYTIAPALVFICSFLTMAVIPFADNLVVDGESFMMQAIPTQLGIMWFLAFAGLSVFGIILGGYASQNKYGLLGGIRASAQVISYEAAMALSVISILLTYGSINLNDMVQVQGGTFWGVIPAWGIFMQPLAALIFIVTAFAETNRTPFDIAEGESEIVAGYHTEYSAMRFGLFQVGEYAAMSASSAIIVTLFLGGYQIPWMDTQTIQSNINYVMIAIIILLPLKAFFFAKWMNKNYDWLDKNDKRQKEKNILIKGFWGIAIIISASLIALIATGLGENGVNIATAVIQIGTFVAKFLFMNFVFIWIRWTLLRFRYDQLQMLGWKVLIPLSILNIVVTAIVVVAIGS; this comes from the coding sequence ATGAGTACAGCTGCAATAGTTATTATTATTATAAATATTCTTCTTGCAAAAATATTATCAGTTGGAACTACTCCAATTATGGTATGGTGGGAAAGAAGAGTTGCTGGGTTTATGCAAGATAGAACTGGACCAAACAGAGCTGACATTGGAGGGATAAGACTTGGTGGTCTTATTCAAGCAATAGCAGATATGTTAAAACTTGTATTTAAAGAGGATTTTACTCCTGCACATATTAAGTACAAATTTTTATATACAATTGCTCCTGCTCTTGTATTTATCTGTTCATTTTTAACAATGGCAGTTATTCCATTTGCTGATAACTTAGTTGTTGATGGTGAAAGTTTCATGATGCAAGCTATTCCAACACAGCTTGGAATTATGTGGTTCTTAGCATTTGCTGGATTATCTGTATTTGGTATTATTTTAGGTGGTTATGCATCTCAAAATAAATATGGACTTTTAGGTGGTATTAGAGCATCTGCACAAGTTATCTCGTATGAGGCAGCTATGGCATTATCAGTAATCTCTATTCTTTTAACTTATGGTTCAATTAACTTAAATGATATGGTTCAAGTACAAGGTGGAACATTTTGGGGAGTTATTCCTGCATGGGGAATATTTATGCAACCTTTAGCTGCATTAATTTTTATTGTTACAGCTTTTGCTGAAACAAATAGAACACCTTTTGATATAGCTGAAGGTGAATCTGAAATTGTTGCAGGTTATCATACTGAGTATTCAGCAATGAGATTTGGTCTTTTCCAAGTTGGTGAATATGCAGCAATGTCAGCTTCATCAGCAATTATTGTTACTCTATTTTTAGGTGGATATCAAATCCCTTGGATGGATACACAAACAATTCAAAGTAATATCAATTATGTGATGATTGCTATCATTATTTTATTACCTTTAAAAGCATTCTTCTTTGCTAAATGGATGAATAAAAACTATGATTGGCTTGATAAAAACGACAAAAGACAAAAAGAGAAAAATATTCTTATCAAAGGATTCTGGGGAATTGCAATTATTATTTCAGCTAGTTTAATAGCTTTAATTGCGACAGGATTAGGTGAGAATGGTGTAAACATTGCAACAGCAGTTATTCAAATAGGAACATTTGTAGCTAAATTTTTATTTATGAATTTTGTATTTATTTGGATTAGATGGACACTTCTTAGATTTAGATATGACCAATTACAAATGTTAGGATGGAAAGTTCTTATTCCATTATCAATATTAAACATTGTAGTTACAGCTATTGTTGTTGTAGCGATAGGAAGTTAA